AATACAATCATctatactttttttttttttttttttttttttttaaattacattttattttaaagGTTCGCGctttaatatttcattaatACATGTAATATCACGTGTACTTTTATTATCAGTAACATTTATGAAATCCTGAGCTATTTTATTATTGCTTCTTATAAATTTAGGAAATAAGTTTgtttcttttataatatttttttctatatctTTAGTCATACTCATTATCTTCCTTTTATCATGACAAacattattcatatttaaaggactcatattatttatcatactgttataattatgactcttattaaaatttaaatgtCTATTTTCTAAAAGATTTTTTTCAatgttatttataatttttgttcGTAGTTTAGCATTATTTTCTGTCTCATTATTTTCActctttattttattgtcCTCTCctaaatatatttcattatgATTAAGAGGAAGaagatattttttattttcctcCTCAATATTGGTATGCTTTATTTGTCTTATAGGatctttttcatttgttttattttttaacatGATATTCTTTTTGAACCTATCATTCGTAATATTTCTACcttcatattttaaatcgcctatatgattatttgtgtgaatattatgaaacttattatcactatgtaatacatttatatcattaatattattatgtttaatattatgacttttcaatatattattcccccttttattatcactaaatttatgattatcattatctttagttttatatttttcattttcgTTTAGAAAATCATTTGTTTTGTAGGAACCATTTTCAGATGCATTTGACAAAAGAGAACAGAGATTAGGATTTTTCATTTCACAATTATTTGTGgacatttttttaaaaatcatattattttttaagtCTATCTTTTTATTAGTCATGTTTCTCAAGATATTACTACTTACAAAATTATTAGTACTTTTGTTTCGATGTATTGCATTGATACAACTACTACTACTGCTGTTACtacttttctttttattatacataataatattattacttataatgttgttattaaatatcatatttttattacttaTACGTTGATTATTAATAACAATTTTGTTATTACTTATCATTCGTTTGTTAATTATAATGCTATTATTACTTATATGATTAGTACTTCGAACATTGTTTACATTATATCCATcaatatatgaattattaaaaatattatcactttgtttattacattcttttttattcatGCTAGTCACATCATTACATAGTTTCTGTTGacttataaaaatatcataagcattcaattttttatttataatattctcCTTATTTTCACTCGTATAGTcttctatattattattaggCTCATTTAACTTAccattattttttcttatataattttcattatttatagtaatgttttttttattatttatgttttccatattaatacaactcttttctttttctttattagCTATTTCTATCCTTGCCATTATGTTTAGTTTTTCGTTATTTAAAAGACCTAgtttcatcatttttttctgttGTTTTTTCCACTGTTTTAATGATAGGTTTGAATGATCTACATGATGACAGAATTCACAAGAATCCCCGTTTCTACATCCTTTGTTTTTATTGTAAAAAAATGCACATGGTTTACATTGTCcatttatatgtaatatatcttgtattttttttttatctttacATGTTTGttttatgttattattagaGAACGAGCATTGTTTAgtattaattattttaacaTTTAAGTCATCATCCTTTGTATTACTTATTTGGTTcattaaatgaatattattattacatatgTTATCATcactatttttattattaattacgtcattattattttcatgATGGCTATTTTGTTGTGGGTATCTTAgttcatttttaatttttatattatttatattctgTTCAAGTacattataattttcatttatattttcatacATTTTAAATGAATTCAAAAAATCATTTTCACGTATATTTTCGTTTTGTAATGATAGAGTTCTTGACTTGTTATTAGAAGTTTTACAATCATTTTCATcaatattaaatatgatattattattattattattattacaattatatttatttgtacacttctcataatttttataatactTATTATTCGTTTTAGTGTCTTCAATTTCATTAATTTTCaatttcatataatttttattgctttcaatatttttatctaaAAGATAATTTTCTACATAAGAAAAAACATCTATCTTACTTTTAAGATTTCTCAAAACGTCAACTTGTTTTTTCCCTGTttcatttgttttatttttatttattaagGAATTTTTAAAATCATTTAATCGCCTTTCTAAagatatatcattatttctgttattactaatattatttagttgatgaaataaaagatcattatttatattataattataataataattattattatcagtactattattattgtgATGATTTATCAAAAGTGTATTTTCAGTActattcctttttttttttaaaaaatcataAGGTATATTTGAAACAActtttatatcatcattattttgttcatattttattatattattagaattattcatattacttgaatttttttttatttttatatcataataatttccCACATTTCctttatcataattattattactgtttttatttttataactCTGTATTATATCAccattaataatattattatcctTATTTTTAATAGTACTAAGTTTGTAATGTTGCatatcatttataaaattgaTATCCTTACATTCTtgtatatgtttatatatttgattttCACTAGACAGAATActatcataattataatatacattattactacaattatgattattataataattattgttactataatattttttactatAATCTTTATTACTACAAATATGATTACTTCTTCCATCActatcatatttattatcatccAAATAATTGTAATAAAATCTCTCATTCATATCATTCATATCATTCACATCATTCATATCATTCATATCATTCATATCATTCATATCATTCAAATAGTTATAGAAAACACCATTAGATATCTCTTTAACATCATTGGTATCTTTAGTATCTTCTGCTTCACATTCATTTATACTTTTActattataatcattattatcattaatcATACaactatttttatattgatgaaatataattctGTCATTCGTGTTAAGACACATATCATTTCTATAATTACTACTATCAATGTTATTAGTGCTTAAAACATTATTGCTACTAGGTATGTTATTACAGCTACTTAAATGGTctatattgtttatattacaattattgtgaataataataccattattattgttacttttatttattccatatgaagataattttaataatgaattattaCAGTCTCGTTGCttttcaattttttctatatcaTTCTTTTGTGAAATATTAACATAAACATTGTTATTTGgttttgttatattttcttcatttattaatttgAATTTTAAGTCATTACGTTTGAATACATTTTCaaatatacttttttttcctccttttatatttaaaaaacaatcatttttatattcatcatttttatgttcataatttttatgttcataatttttatattcataatttttatattcataatttttatattcatcatttttatgttcataattattatgttcatcatttttatattcataatttttatgttcataatttttatattcataatttttatgttcatcatttttatattcataatttttatgttcatcatttttatattcatcatttttatattcataatttttatgttcatcatttttatattcatcatttttatattcataattttcATCTTTGTATATTCTCCTActactatttttttttacacAATATGAATTCATGCATTTGTTTTCCCTATTGTATCCTAAAATATTATCAGTATTATTTGTTCTatttgatttatatatattccttgAATTTTCAGATTTAACCTTTCCtactatattatatattttatcatgttgtattttattactACAATACGTACACTCAttcttttcatatttatttataatgttattatcaaaattatttatttcaattttattatcatatttatttttacaagTATTACAATATGGAAGAACATTTTTCCATTTaatgaaattataattGTTAGTATCATTTAACTGTTTATCCTTATTTATAGAATGGACATCCAAACTATgtgaataatttttcatagTTCTCttcatatgtatatgaTTATCACTATAACTAATGTTTTCCTTATCTTCttcatttgtattataatTCAATGCATTATTCAGTGTAATGgtatttttctttcttaCATTTTCGTTTATGCAGTTATTCTTATGGTtgttataatttatatttgtatatttaatatgttGCCTCATACATTCGTTACTAATAATGTTATGTTGATTAATATATCTACctctatatatattattatcatcattactattattttcaattcTATCGCAGTGTGTTCTATTTACAGTTCtacttttattaaatagcgatatatcattttttaataacatGTCCAAATTAATTCTcatatcattttcattatatattataccATATGATCTTTCACTATTCGGATTTGTTTCTGTCCTCTGGTTACATTCcatatcatatatttcattttttataaaataatttaatttcCTACTATCACTATTATTAGTTTGATTCATAATACTTATGCAGTTTTTATTAGAAGACACCTTACGATTAACTATAAAATTATCATCACAAacattttcatatataactttatcactctttttatatatttgattaTCTTTGTTTGTTCGTTTCTTAACCAACAAATGATTTTCATTTATAGGTACTTCCTTATTACCaattgtattatatttattatttaaaaaattattgtACTCATAATTCTTATTAAATACATTTTCATATTCCTTCACATCACATGAACAATCCATACTATTATATTCGTAAGATTTGTAGGtgtttattaatatatctaaaatatttaatatatctcctatttttttatttaataaaatttgaAATGTTTCATAATTACACTTAATCATATCATCAATCTTAAcagatgaaaataaattataaaaagcTCCTACTATATTAtccttatatattttattattattatatgtatctttataaattatattgatatatttatcgagattcatatttttaaggTAATCATTTAGTAAGCAATcgatatattttattaatcCAATTTGGCTTTcttgaaaatatttacataaattcttttcttgtaagtttaatatatgaatagTATTTTCTTCCACATGTTcatctatatatatttgtttttcttctaaacttttttttttttttttaccaACCTCActatgattattattatcatcataatcattattattattattattattattattattattattattataaattacAACTTTGTTTAATGTCTTCATTTTAGTAACCTTCATCTTTTCTGtaatatctttatttatacaattaacataattatttgtGTTGTAGTATCCATTCATTTTGTCATTCATCACGTTATTCAAAGGtatgtaatatttattttcatcttcCATACCTTTTTTATAACCAAACCAATGCATATTACTACTATTAAATGATTTCTctgatatattatatttattttgattatgCAAATCACTATTATTcaaatttataatttcatcaatattattattattattataaaaagtatCCATATTACAGGTAAATATTCTTTGTAATGTCTTATTTATCTTTTCaaaatcattatatatatgtgatacatacaaataattagaaatataatttaaaatatcattttttgtatatgCTGCCCAATCATTATAATCATTCAAACAAAATTGattatattcattaatACGATTCAAATTCCTATTATTGtctatataattaatttttttcttttcatttttatttaataagTCATAAACTtgataatttatatttatcaaatTATCACAAagatttttatatttaataacataaaataatgatCTCAACATTTTATCTTTAAACGattgttcatataaataaaaataattgttatcccttttatttgattcatatgtatgtacatatttttttttttttaatattttagcaaaatatctttttttagACTTATACATATTAGTAAAACCATTTCTGTCTTTAATGAAATAAGTACTTATTCTTTTATTCATACATTTTAACTTTTTAAATACaacttttttatattcattcatattaatataaaatgttcttttattatatgttttcaattttaatatgtgagtattaaatttttgacaacttatattaatactataagctttctttcttttttcaattttttttttcataactctttttttaatttttaaatgattattatcattaatcTGAACATTTTTTCTCTTCACTATAACAAATTGTATATCATCTGATTCGTATTTTGAAGgttgtttttttttattactatcatcatcatcatcgTCGTCGTCTTCTTGTTCTTTGCGATTATTATAATTGATCCTATTGAAACTGCAgaattttaaaatatcctttgcattatttttattcttatgATTGTAATTATTGCgattttcattattattactataattattattatgattattgtcatttatattttttttatatagCGACTCCTTATTATAACttattatatgtttcaCATTAAAGCAAAGTTccataatatattcatacATATGTGTATACTCATTTGAATAAATCTGTATAAAAGGATCagatattttattcatcTTATCATATAGTCTTTTATAGCACAcatgaataatattacgCCTCTCCACCATTGCATAGTATTTAATATACCTACATATTCTCttgatattatttttaaaaaaatatattataattagAAACACTAATATgaaagaatatattatcatataattaaaagggaaatgatgaaaattataagaagaaaagttaataaaaatattaaattctTTATTAGGGAACCGAAATGATAccaaatattttaataattttggaagtgataaaaaaaatttataagactttttcaaataattacgttgtaatatataattatttaaatgacAAAATTTCAAACATTGACgttcaaaaatatatatacatatagatcttaacatataaacattttgtatgtttttattatttagaGGGTaagaaaagaatatttttacgTAAGCTaccatatttttttttaaatatttaaaaattggattttcatatttgtatataaaatgttcTATCATTTTTTCAGTTTCTTTAAGATATCcataatatatgaatttttttttcataaaattgGTATCATTATGACTGTAATAcaacataataaatattcttaATGTATTAAAAGATTCATATCTTATACAACTTATATCCACATAAGGTGTTACAATAAATCCTATacttttataaatatttataatttgtttagtaattatattgtgcttttttttttttttttttcttcctttttttcTCACACCCTCCTCACATATTGAATTTTCATTGTACTTTATATAACTACAACaatattcattatattttttattatgaattACTTTATTAAATTGAACAATATTTTGGCTCTCCAAAattgatataatatttccacatatatgtaacaacaaataataaattgCATGTACATAAGTATAAATTGTAATAgcatataataattttttttttttttcaaaatataataatatatttgtatcatataatattgacATGTATAAATCATCatcatataataacattttcgtaatattttcatatgaaacattattaatacatCTCTTCTTattgaataaaaaaagcCATAATGATTTTCTTTCGACATCACTTAAAGGATCCATTAATTGATAGAAACTATAAATTAACATATCCActttatcatttttaatattactataaatattattattactattattattattattattattactattaaCCACAAGCATATTTttggaatatatataaacagTACACATTTTTACTTTAttcaacatatatatatatatatatatgtagaataatattaacaCTTAATAATTCTAATTGCTCTTATtcaaaaatgaaatatgaatatatatatacaatatgattatttcacatatatacatataaatatatatatatatatatatatatatatataattatatatattaatgtaGTTCAAAATTGTTATAGAATTAAaaatagaatatatatgataataaataaaaaaaataaaatgaaatatattatattatcatcatttcTGTCCTAATCATATgtcaaaatatataataggGATAAAacaagaagaaaaaaaaaaaaaaataatatatgtataaatatataaataattatatatatatatatatatacgTATGGCATATATTGTCTTATAGAACAAGCACaattacatttttatatacatatatataatatttgtaatattgTTTACATAATTCcatcaaaaaatatataattccAATATTACAAAATTAATGACTACTGgtttatatacatatatatatatatattaaaatatatagttatacatataaatatatatgcacACTCATATAGTCTTCtttatatctttaaaatttcttaataaatatataacaacagaattatataataactacacatatatatacatatatacacatatatatatatatatatatatatatatatatatgttcaaCATATAATCTGTTTTCTCATTTAATCTTATTTGGTTCCTCttgttaataatattattatctatatacataaatataaaggGAAAATATTTCccttattttttattaaaaaaaaaaaataataaataaataataatatatatatcaacGCGGAACacaaaatatatcaaaaattATTTCTAATATATCATAACATCATATGAAGAACAATACATAActaatcataataaaaagtatatataataaatcaaaaaagACATACATTAAATTCAAAAAagcaaaaaaaataaaataaaataaaataaaataattccaaaaaaataaaacagATCTCATAAATAACCAATATAGAActaaaattaaaaaaataataaaaaaaaaaataataaataaataaataaatatatatatatatatacatttatatgaaGGAATAAATAGAATGtatgaatttatttttttctttttcttattaacattaataggcaaaaatgaaaataatgattaAAACAGGcaaggaaaaaaaaaataacaattattacaacataaaaaaaaaaaaaaaaaattgaagaaataacaaattaaaataCTGCCTTATCATGATATCATTTCAATAAATGGaatataacataataatgattatttataaaaatattaataataaaaaaaaaaaaaaaaaaaaaaggaataaataaatacatacatatataaataatatatgtttttatagTAAAAAACGgatttgaaaataaataaataaataaaccATTATctattcaaatatatatataatatatgaatacaaaataaatgtCTATTGATATATGATTAATGCATacaattataatttttttttttttatttccaAAATTTTAATACAGTTAAcatcaaatatatatgtatataagctaattttcatattaatacataaaaacataatatcatttaatatattacttGTTTTGATTATTCTTATCATCATTCttcattaaaaaaaatattaaaatcaaaaataaatgctatatatattactagaaaaaaaaaaaaaaaaaaaaaaaggaaaaaaagaataatattaataaattatatatatatgtgtgtgttttatatgttctatttatatatacaataatatacatatatgtcTACAACTAATACATGGTGCtgagaaaataaaaataacaacaCACATATACTATAATATTATccatataaaaaaattcattcatcattttcttatatttttgttaatttcaaaatgaataaaaacaaaacatTAAATTTccaaataaaaaaaaaaaaaataaaataaaatttatcaaaatataaattattcatatgaaAACAAAACTTAATTATTTgcataatataatttaaaattttgtATAGGTATCATAcatgaaatatataatatccttcataaatatgaagaaaaaaaaaaaaaaaaaaaaaaaaagaactTAGGTAATTCTCATTATgattaatataaaattttcataaaaaagaatatttacCATAGATCtagatattatataaaaaatatatatatatatatataagtgtaattcatttattcatatatatgtatttatatatatatttatgtataaaatttattattttttttttttttctttctaATCCTACCAACAATTAATCTCAcatttaaaagaaaaatattgatTTCATTGTTCCtcaataaaatatatgtgtattcttaatacattttaatataataataataaaaaaaaaaatcataataaaaatatgttcactaattttaatatatataattattattttttgaataaaaaaataaaatatatatatatgtaaatgTAGAAAACACAtttattcaatatatatggacacatattcttatataattatctaCTTTAATAAATGTGGACtcattttgattttttatgtagatttttaataaaaatagaaaaaaaaaaaaaaaaaaaaaaaaattatggCTAGAATAAAAATCGTTACATATGGTGTATTAGGACTTTCATTATATAAgcatcattttttaaatgcaaattattataaatataatttaatcaaataaaaaaaataataataaaataaataaatatacatatatatataaacatatgATACTCATctaattattaaaatttgTCTTTTGctattaaaaatattaattattttaaaaattaagCTTAAGAGAAACACATACACAAATTTTATGACAAATGTGTTAcatgtatattatatatatatatatatgtatatatacacataaaaaaaataaaataataaaataaatactcataaattattaaaaattatataattaaaaaaataagaatacAAACAACGTACCgtataataaaataatatctAATATAGATAACGAAAAGAACTATTATAAATTCTTATGcttatattaaaaaaaattaaaatatgtatacacataaatatatatgtaaaaatatatatgaaacattttctatatattaaatttacATATGTAAGTTATATGattaacatataaatgtaaGGTGAAAAAGTAAGCACTTTAATATATGCAATATGCactatttatattaaacaTTATGGTGTGTATTGAATCGTGTATTGGcctttatattattcttcagaattcataatttatttgttcataaaatttttatttctttgTTATATTCATACAACTTCTGAACATAAC
This region of Plasmodium gaboni strain SY75 chromosome 12, whole genome shotgun sequence genomic DNA includes:
- a CDS encoding hypothetical protein (conserved Plasmodium protein, unknown function); amino-acid sequence: MCTVYIYSKNMLVVNSNNNNNNNSNNNIYSNIKNDKVDMLIYSFYQLMDPLSDVERKSLWLFLFNKKRCINNVSYENITKMLLYDDDLYMSILYDTNILLYFEKKKKLLYAITIYTYVHAIYYLLLHICGNIISILESQNIVQFNKVIHNKKYNEYCCSYIKYNENSICEEGVRKKGRKKKKKKHNIITKQIINIYKSIGFIVTPYVDISCIRYESFNTLRIFIMLYYSHNDTNFMKKKFIYYGYLKETEKMIEHFIYKYENPIFKYLKKNMVAYVKIFFSYPLNNKNIQNVYMLRSICIYIFERQCLKFCHLNNYILQRNYLKKSYKFFLSLPKLLKYLVSFRFPNKEFNIFINFSSYNFHHFPFNYMIIYSFILVFLIIIYFFKNNIKRICRYIKYYAMVERRNIIHVCYKRLYDKMNKISDPFIQIYSNEYTHMYEYIMELCFNVKHIISYNKESLYKKNINDNNHNNNYSNNNENRNNYNHKNKNNAKDILKFCSFNRINYNNRKEQEDDDDDDDDSNKKKQPSKYESDDIQFVIVKRKNVQINDNNHLKIKKRVMKKKIEKRKKAYSINISCQKFNTHILKLKTYNKRTFYINMNEYKKVVFKKLKCMNKRISTYFIKDRNGFTNMYKSKKRYFAKILKKKKYVHTYESNKRDNNYFYLYEQSFKDKMLRSLFYVIKYKNLCDNLININYQVYDLLNKNEKKKINYIDNNRNLNRINEYNQFCLNDYNDWAAYTKNDILNYISNYLYVSHIYNDFEKINKTLQRIFTCNMDTFYNNNNNIDEIINLNNSDLHNQNKYNISEKSFNSSNMHWFGYKKGMEDENKYYIPLNNVMNDKMNGYYNTNNYVNCINKDITEKMKVTKMKTLNKVVIYNNNNNNNNNNNNNDYDDNNNHSEVGKKKKKSLEEKQIYIDEHVEENTIHILNLQEKNLCKYFQESQIGLIKYIDCLLNDYLKNMNLDKYINIIYKDTYNNNKIYKDNIVGAFYNLFSSVKIDDMIKCNYETFQILLNKKIGDILNILDILINTYKSYEYNSMDCSCDVKEYENVFNKNYEYNNFLNNKYNTIGNKEVPINENHLLVKKRTNKDNQIYKKSDKVIYENVCDDNFIVNRKVSSNKNCISIMNQTNNSDSRKLNYFIKNEIYDMECNQRTETNPNSERSYGIIYNENDMRINLDMLLKNDISLFNKSRTVNRTHCDRIENNSNDDNNIYRGRYINQHNIISNECMRQHIKYTNINYNNHKNNCINENVRKKNTITLNNALNYNTNEEDKENISYSDNHIHMKRTMKNYSHSLDVHSINKDKQLNDTNNYNFIKWKNVLPYCNTCKNKYDNKIEINNFDNNIINKYEKNECTYCSNKIQHDKIYNIVGKVKSENSRNIYKSNRTNNTDNILGYNRENKCMNSYCVKKNSSRRIYKDENYEYKNDEYKNDEHKNYEYKNDEYKNDEHKNYEYKNDEHKNYEYKNYEHKNYEYKNDEHNNYEHKNDEYKNYEYKNYEYKNYEHKNYEHKNDEYKNDCFLNIKGGKKSIFENVFKRNDLKFKLINEENITKPNNNVYVNISQKNDIEKIEKQRDCNNSLLKLSSYGINKSNNNNGIIIHNNCNINNIDHLSSCNNIPSSNNVLSTNNIDSSNYRNDMCLNTNDRIIFHQYKNSCMINDNNDYNSKSINECEAEDTKDTNDVKEISNGVFYNYLNDMNDMNDMNDMNDVNDMNDMNERFYYNYLDDNKYDSDGRSNHICSNKDYSKKYYSNNNYYNNHNCSNNVYYNYDSILSSENQIYKHIQECKDINFINDMQHYKLSTIKNKDNNIINGDIIQSYKNKNSNNNYDKGNVGNYYDIKIKKNSSNMNNSNNIIKYEQNNDDIKVVSNIPYDFLKKKRNSTENTLLINHHNNNSTDNNNYYYNYNINNDLLFHQLNNISNNRNNDISLERRLNDFKNSLINKNKTNETGKKQVDVLRNLKSKIDVFSYVENYLLDKNIESNKNYMKLKINEIEDTKTNNKYYKNYEKCTNKYNCNNNNNNNIIFNIDENDCKTSNNKSRTLSLQNENIRENDFLNSFKMYENINENYNVLEQNINNIKIKNELRYPQQNSHHENNNDVINNKNSDDNICNNNIHLMNQISNTKDDDLNVKIINTKQCSFSNNNIKQTCKDKKKIQDILHINGQCKPCAFFYNKNKGCRNGDSCEFCHHVDHSNLSLKQWKKQQKKMMKLGLLNNEKLNIMARIEIANKEKEKSCINMENINNKKNITINNENYIRKNNGKLNEPNNNIEDYTSENKENIINKKLNAYDIFISQQKLCNDVTSMNKKECNKQSDNIFNNSYIDGYNVNNVRSTNHISNNSIIINKRMISNNKIVINNQRISNKNMIFNNNIISNNIIMYNKKKSSNSSSSSCINAIHRNKSTNNFVSSNILRNMTNKKIDLKNNMIFKKMSTNNCEMKNPNLCSLLSNASENGSYKTNDFLNENEKYKTKDNDNHKFSDNKRGNNILKSHNIKHNNINDINVLHSDNKFHNIHTNNHIGDLKYEGRNITNDRFKKNIMLKNKTNEKDPIRQIKHTNIEEENKKYLLPLNHNEIYLGEDNKIKSENNETENNAKLRTKIINNIEKNLLENRHLNFNKSHNYNSMINNMSPLNMNNVCHDKRKIMSMTKDIEKNIIKETNLFPKFIRSNNKIAQDFINVTDNKSTRDITCINEILKREPLK